A stretch of the Mesorhizobium sp. Pch-S genome encodes the following:
- a CDS encoding ATP-binding protein, whose protein sequence is MAAITDTIPVHDLSRRQRWRMGIGGRLFAAFVAIVGLAVGACVVGWLSYARLSGELSAIVEAQMPRLAFASRLSKAGADIGSVTAVLTGAGTRAEYDEVRGVYAERLKALQDLLTQPDAARDVAQIGPVAGAIGENLSRIDIAAGKRFTLLEAMRADTDELRWLQADLIEEADPLVDDIRFNIEAEARKPGGSNALGEQRKSEALLTALSQANLAIGLIGRLVNATTVAEIQETNAFLGDSVDELATRLDTLSGWPDSITLRQLARRILEQANVRTGIPNRKNSEMAQAVKLSELAQENARLVETLGRNIEAEVTAIQASANAASLRAAQAIDIGRKLLAAIALLSVTVAIAIGYLYVHRNVLSRIRQLAVAAGNIGEGRHSVQLPPIEPDELGDLAHALALFRQTRDELIQSAKLAALGQMAAGIGHELNQPLAAIRAHIHSGSTLISRGNSEQALVNLEKIKALTGRMADQISHIRRFARRPDAQLRAIELKAVIADALSLLEHRFDEEETELRLDLADETMLVLAEPIRLEQVVVNLVTNALDAVKETTRRSVTVTARPTADGASLIVADTGSGIATADLQAVFDPFFTTKPAGTGLGLGLSISYNIVKDFGADITVIESGPQGTRFQVRLKGPER, encoded by the coding sequence ATGGCGGCGATAACCGATACGATCCCGGTTCATGATCTGTCGCGCAGACAGCGCTGGCGGATGGGCATCGGCGGTCGCCTGTTCGCGGCATTCGTGGCCATCGTCGGGCTGGCGGTCGGAGCCTGCGTCGTCGGCTGGCTTTCCTATGCTAGGCTTTCGGGGGAGCTTTCGGCAATTGTCGAAGCCCAGATGCCGCGTCTAGCCTTCGCGTCGCGTCTGTCGAAAGCCGGCGCGGACATCGGCTCGGTAACGGCTGTCCTCACCGGAGCTGGTACGCGGGCCGAATATGACGAAGTGCGTGGTGTCTATGCTGAGCGTCTGAAGGCTTTGCAGGACCTGCTCACTCAACCTGACGCCGCGCGCGACGTCGCCCAGATCGGTCCGGTTGCCGGCGCCATCGGTGAGAATCTGAGCCGGATAGACATCGCCGCCGGCAAGCGATTCACACTGCTCGAAGCGATGCGTGCCGACACCGATGAACTGCGCTGGCTGCAGGCCGATCTGATCGAGGAAGCGGATCCTCTCGTCGATGACATCCGGTTCAACATCGAGGCCGAGGCGCGAAAGCCAGGCGGCTCTAATGCGCTTGGCGAACAGCGCAAGAGTGAGGCGCTTCTGACCGCGCTGTCCCAGGCGAACCTCGCCATCGGGCTGATCGGCCGACTGGTCAATGCGACCACCGTCGCGGAGATCCAGGAGACCAACGCATTTCTTGGCGACAGCGTCGACGAACTGGCCACGCGACTGGACACGCTTTCCGGATGGCCCGACAGCATCACGCTGCGCCAACTCGCCCGTCGGATACTCGAGCAGGCGAATGTGCGCACGGGGATTCCGAACCGGAAGAATTCCGAGATGGCGCAGGCCGTCAAATTGAGTGAGTTAGCGCAGGAGAATGCGCGGCTCGTGGAAACCCTGGGCCGCAATATCGAGGCCGAAGTCACCGCCATTCAGGCGAGTGCCAACGCCGCCAGTCTGCGCGCCGCGCAGGCCATCGACATCGGCCGCAAACTGCTGGCCGCGATCGCGTTGCTGTCGGTCACTGTGGCAATCGCCATCGGCTATCTCTACGTGCACCGCAATGTGCTGTCGCGTATCCGTCAATTGGCGGTGGCTGCGGGCAACATCGGCGAGGGACGGCACTCGGTCCAGCTTCCACCCATCGAACCAGACGAGCTCGGCGATCTCGCTCATGCGCTGGCGCTGTTTCGCCAGACACGGGACGAACTCATCCAATCGGCAAAACTTGCAGCTCTCGGCCAGATGGCCGCGGGAATAGGGCATGAGCTCAACCAACCGCTGGCGGCGATCCGCGCCCATATCCACAGTGGCTCGACACTGATCAGCCGCGGCAACAGTGAGCAGGCGCTGGTCAATCTGGAAAAGATCAAGGCGCTGACGGGGCGCATGGCCGACCAGATCAGCCATATTCGCCGCTTCGCCCGACGTCCGGACGCCCAATTGCGTGCGATCGAGCTGAAGGCGGTGATCGCTGATGCTCTCAGCCTGCTTGAGCATCGCTTCGACGAAGAAGAGACAGAACTTCGACTGGACCTCGCCGATGAAACGATGCTGGTCCTGGCCGAGCCGATCAGGCTGGAGCAGGTTGTCGTCAACCTCGTCACCAACGCGCTTGATGCCGTGAAGGAGACGACGCGGCGCAGCGTGACGGTAACGGCCAGGCCGACAGCCGATGGTGCGAGCCTGATTGTCGCCGACACCGGATCCGGGATCGCCACCGCGGATTTGCAGGCGGTGTTCGATCCGTTCTTCACCACCAAACCAGCAGGGACCGGCCTCGGTCTCGGTCTTTCCATCTCCTACAACATCGTCAAGGACTTCGGCGCCGACATCACGGTGATCGAGAGCGGGCCGCAAGGCACACGCTTCCAGGTCCGGTTGAAAGGACCCGAAAGATGA
- a CDS encoding sigma-54 dependent transcriptional regulator — MIDVILVDDDANVLDGYREVLELEGLEVAAHASVAAAVSIIRADTEAVIVSDVRMPGHDGFDLIALMRGIDPDIPIVLMSGHGDIPMALRAMREGAWDFVEKPADPLHLIETVKRARAHRQLLLENRRLRLSADADGWETRLIGHSAPVVALREKLKRVVGIATDILVIGETGTGKEVAARALHDFSNRKGNFVAVNCGAIPETMLESELFGHEAGAFTGAREKRIGKIEHADGGTLFLDEIESMPLAAQVRLLRVLQERVIERLGSNTERPVDLQVVAATKADLHQLAGQGRFREDLAYRLDIARIELPPLSVRKGDVGLLFRHFLALAAKRQGRTPPKVDAAFLTGLERRSWPGNVRELRNVAERFVLGLEDLGADGNTSQSTTLEEQMDRMERTIILDSLSAQEGRVGATADALGISRKTLYLKMRKHGIAARGEDGDVT; from the coding sequence ATGATCGATGTCATCCTCGTCGATGACGATGCCAACGTGCTTGATGGTTACCGCGAGGTGCTGGAACTTGAAGGCCTCGAAGTTGCCGCCCATGCTTCAGTGGCCGCCGCCGTTTCCATTATCAGAGCCGACACCGAAGCAGTCATCGTCTCGGATGTGCGAATGCCTGGGCATGATGGTTTCGACCTCATCGCCCTGATGCGCGGCATCGATCCAGATATCCCGATCGTGCTGATGTCCGGCCATGGTGATATTCCGATGGCTTTGCGCGCCATGCGTGAGGGCGCATGGGATTTTGTCGAAAAGCCGGCCGATCCGCTGCATCTCATCGAGACGGTCAAACGCGCGCGCGCACACCGGCAGCTTCTGTTGGAGAACCGCCGTCTGCGTTTGTCGGCCGACGCCGATGGTTGGGAAACGCGGCTCATCGGTCATTCGGCGCCGGTCGTTGCGCTGCGCGAGAAATTGAAGCGCGTTGTCGGCATTGCCACCGACATCCTCGTCATAGGCGAGACCGGAACAGGCAAGGAGGTCGCGGCGCGCGCCCTGCACGATTTCAGCAATCGCAAGGGCAATTTCGTCGCCGTCAATTGTGGTGCCATTCCCGAGACCATGCTGGAGTCCGAACTCTTCGGCCATGAGGCCGGTGCCTTTACCGGGGCGCGTGAAAAACGCATCGGCAAGATCGAACATGCCGATGGTGGCACCCTGTTCCTCGATGAGATCGAATCCATGCCGCTGGCCGCTCAGGTTCGTCTGCTGCGGGTTCTGCAGGAACGCGTCATCGAACGGCTGGGGTCGAATACGGAACGGCCCGTCGACCTGCAGGTGGTGGCTGCCACCAAGGCCGACCTGCATCAACTGGCGGGGCAGGGGCGGTTTCGCGAAGACCTTGCCTATCGGCTTGATATCGCGCGGATAGAACTGCCGCCACTCAGTGTCCGCAAGGGCGATGTCGGCCTGCTGTTCCGGCATTTCCTGGCGCTTGCGGCCAAGCGCCAGGGGCGGACACCACCGAAGGTCGATGCGGCATTCCTGACAGGGCTTGAGCGTCGATCATGGCCGGGCAACGTTCGCGAGTTGCGCAACGTCGCCGAGCGCTTCGTTCTCGGCCTTGAAGATCTCGGGGCGGACGGGAACACGAGCCAGTCGACGACGCTGGAAGAGCAGATGGATCGCATGGAACGCACCATCATCCTCGACAGCCTGTCCGCTCAGGAAGGGCGTGTGGGAGCCACAGCCGACGCACTCGGCATTTCGCGCAAGACGCTCTACCTCAAGATGCGCAAGCACGGCATAGCTGCGCGTGGCGAGGATGGTGACGTTACCTGA
- a CDS encoding extracellular solute-binding protein — protein MLKTIAAAMLISAAAIVAAHAEEGGKVTIVTSFSKDVTDPFKAGFEAANPGYTLDVQNKSTSSGVKYVDETKGNNQTDLFWASAPDAFDSLKSRKLLTRFTPSVSGLPEKVGSYPVNDPDGFYFGFAASGYGIMSNDRYLEANNIAKPTEWGDLTKPEYYDHVAIAAPSRSGTTHLTIETILQGEGWDKGWGTLKGIGGNLQQVTERSFGVPDAVNSGQTGIGIVIDFFAFSAQASGFPVSFAYPSVTTVVPANIGIIANAPNQKGAEAFVNYLLSEKGQTVLLEPTIRRLPINPALYEKAPEGFPNPFKDPRFQSMITFDADVSKKRTDVVDTLFDQLISFQLDKLKGATKAIHAAEGALAKSDNPQARGLLEEARSLIAAMPITAEQAASQEIRDAFTGGDQKTARQAELEQQWAAFATEKYTAAQSKAEAALDLID, from the coding sequence ATGTTGAAGACCATTGCCGCGGCGATGCTGATCTCGGCTGCCGCCATCGTTGCCGCTCACGCTGAAGAGGGCGGTAAGGTGACCATCGTCACGTCCTTCTCAAAGGATGTGACCGATCCATTCAAGGCCGGTTTCGAGGCGGCCAACCCCGGCTACACGCTCGATGTCCAGAACAAGAGTACCAGTTCCGGCGTCAAATATGTCGATGAAACCAAAGGCAACAACCAGACCGATCTGTTCTGGGCTTCCGCGCCGGATGCCTTCGACAGCCTGAAGAGCCGAAAGCTTTTGACCAGATTCACGCCATCCGTGTCCGGCCTGCCTGAAAAGGTCGGCTCCTATCCGGTCAACGACCCGGATGGCTTCTATTTCGGCTTCGCGGCATCGGGCTACGGCATCATGTCGAACGACCGCTATCTCGAAGCCAACAACATCGCGAAGCCCACGGAATGGGGTGACCTGACGAAGCCGGAATATTACGACCATGTCGCGATCGCGGCTCCCTCGCGCTCCGGCACCACGCACCTCACCATCGAGACGATCCTCCAGGGGGAGGGTTGGGACAAGGGTTGGGGGACGCTCAAAGGCATCGGCGGCAATCTGCAGCAGGTCACCGAGCGCTCGTTCGGCGTGCCCGATGCCGTGAATTCCGGCCAGACCGGCATCGGCATCGTCATCGACTTCTTCGCCTTCTCGGCGCAGGCGAGCGGCTTCCCGGTCAGTTTCGCCTACCCATCGGTGACAACGGTGGTCCCGGCCAATATCGGCATCATCGCCAACGCTCCGAACCAGAAGGGCGCGGAGGCGTTCGTCAACTATCTGCTTTCGGAGAAGGGCCAGACCGTCCTCCTCGAACCGACGATCCGCCGCCTGCCGATCAATCCCGCACTCTATGAAAAGGCTCCCGAAGGCTTCCCGAATCCGTTCAAGGATCCGCGTTTCCAGTCGATGATCACCTTTGATGCCGATGTCTCGAAGAAGCGTACCGATGTCGTCGACACTTTGTTCGATCAACTGATCTCGTTCCAGCTCGACAAGCTGAAGGGGGCGACCAAGGCAATCCATGCCGCCGAGGGGGCGTTGGCCAAAAGTGACAATCCGCAAGCACGCGGATTGCTCGAGGAGGCGCGTTCGCTGATCGCGGCGATGCCGATCACCGCCGAGCAGGCGGCAAGCCAGGAAATCCGGGATGCATTTACCGGCGGCGACCAGAAGACCGCTCGCCAGGCTGAGCTCGAACAGCAGTGGGCGGCATTCGCCACCGAGAAATATACGGCTGCCCAGAGCAAGGCGGAAGCCGCGCTGGACCTCATCGACTGA
- a CDS encoding ABC transporter ATP-binding protein, protein MNIEIRNDAGSRGAARAVRISDVNLYYGQQHVLKDINLEIRPGEFFAFLGPSGCGKTTLLRLIAGFNHARQGKVVIGGDDILDMPPWKREIGMVFQSYALWPHMTVAQNVAFGLEERRLRKAEVERRVNAALDLVGLKHLAERRPAQLSGGQQQRVALARTIAIEPRVLLLDEPLSNLDAKMRVEVRRELRELQQRLHLTTIFVTHDQEEANTVCDRIAVFNEGRIQQVGTPMGLYEKPANLFVANFLGTANILGGSVTGGGNSRRFDVSGAGSIPIPAHADVPEGAKLVLRPQYVAIGVDEPGSVSLPGRIAHREFLGATVRYGVQVGTATVLVDAPFHSGGSLLEAGRETTIGFKPESALWLAD, encoded by the coding sequence ATGAACATTGAAATCCGAAATGACGCGGGCTCCCGTGGAGCTGCCAGGGCCGTCCGCATCAGCGATGTCAATCTCTACTATGGCCAGCAACACGTGCTGAAGGACATCAACCTCGAGATCAGGCCTGGCGAGTTTTTCGCCTTTCTCGGCCCCTCCGGCTGTGGAAAGACGACATTGCTCAGACTGATCGCGGGTTTCAACCATGCCCGCCAGGGAAAGGTGGTGATCGGTGGTGACGATATCCTCGACATGCCGCCCTGGAAGCGCGAGATCGGCATGGTGTTCCAGTCCTATGCGCTCTGGCCACATATGACGGTGGCGCAGAACGTTGCCTTTGGCCTGGAAGAGCGGCGCCTGCGCAAGGCCGAAGTCGAGCGCCGGGTGAACGCCGCGCTCGATCTGGTCGGGCTCAAGCACCTTGCGGAGCGCCGTCCGGCGCAACTCTCTGGCGGCCAGCAACAGCGCGTGGCGCTGGCGCGAACCATCGCGATCGAGCCCAGAGTGCTTTTGCTTGATGAGCCGCTCTCCAATCTCGACGCCAAGATGCGCGTGGAGGTGCGACGCGAGCTCAGGGAATTGCAGCAGCGGCTGCACCTGACGACCATCTTCGTCACCCACGACCAGGAAGAGGCGAATACGGTGTGCGATCGCATCGCCGTTTTCAACGAGGGCCGCATCCAGCAGGTCGGCACGCCAATGGGGCTCTATGAGAAGCCGGCCAATCTGTTCGTCGCCAACTTCCTCGGCACGGCGAATATCCTTGGTGGAAGCGTGACGGGTGGAGGGAATTCACGGCGTTTCGACGTTTCCGGCGCCGGCTCCATCCCGATCCCGGCTCATGCGGACGTGCCTGAAGGCGCCAAGCTGGTGCTGCGCCCGCAATATGTCGCGATCGGCGTCGATGAACCGGGTTCCGTATCGTTGCCGGGCAGGATCGCGCATCGCGAGTTCCTCGGGGCTACCGTGCGTTACGGCGTCCAGGTCGGAACCGCCACGGTGCTCGTCGATGCGCCATTCCACTCGGGTGGTTCCCTGCTCGAAGCCGGCAGGGAGACCACTATCGGCTTCAAACCGGAGTCGGCGCTCTGGCTGGCGGACTGA
- a CDS encoding LysR substrate-binding domain-containing protein, with the protein MRYVQLRAFHYVAVCGGFSRAAETLFLTQPAISDQVRKLEEEYDVLLFNRHKKQVTLTAQGERLLEITHRMFDNEQQANDLLSESRALRAGTLRIIADAAHHLLHVLAAFRAKYPGVQVSLRAGNTETVISGLYAYEADMGVLGEIPESSDFQILKLNSSPIIAFVAHNHPLASAKKLALADIVSHPLVLRERGSKTRFKLEALAAEMRVDLKPAIEAEGREAVREIVASGAGVGFVTKAEFGYDGRLKPIQIEAPEVLMDEALICLRERASGKLVKAFWDLAMSLPS; encoded by the coding sequence ATGCGATACGTGCAGTTGCGGGCCTTCCACTATGTCGCCGTCTGCGGCGGTTTTTCGCGCGCCGCCGAGACGCTGTTCCTGACCCAGCCGGCGATTTCCGACCAGGTTCGCAAGCTGGAGGAAGAATATGACGTGCTGCTCTTCAACCGCCACAAGAAGCAGGTGACGCTGACGGCGCAGGGCGAGCGGTTGCTCGAGATCACGCATCGCATGTTCGACAATGAGCAGCAGGCCAATGACCTTTTGTCGGAATCGCGCGCCCTGCGTGCAGGTACGCTGCGCATCATCGCCGACGCCGCGCACCATCTGCTGCACGTCCTGGCGGCATTCCGGGCGAAATACCCCGGCGTTCAGGTGTCGCTCAGGGCCGGCAACACCGAAACCGTGATCTCCGGTCTCTATGCCTATGAGGCGGACATGGGCGTGCTGGGTGAAATCCCGGAAAGCTCCGACTTCCAGATCCTGAAGCTCAATTCCTCGCCGATCATCGCCTTCGTCGCTCACAACCACCCGCTGGCCAGTGCGAAGAAGCTCGCGCTGGCCGATATCGTCTCGCATCCGCTGGTGCTACGCGAGCGCGGCTCGAAGACCCGCTTCAAGCTGGAGGCGCTGGCTGCCGAAATGCGCGTCGACCTGAAGCCCGCGATCGAGGCAGAAGGCCGCGAGGCCGTGCGTGAGATCGTGGCATCGGGCGCCGGCGTCGGCTTCGTCACCAAGGCCGAGTTCGGCTATGACGGGAGGCTGAAACCGATCCAGATCGAGGCACCGGAAGTGCTGATGGACGAAGCCCTCATCTGCCTGCGCGAACGCGCCAGCGGCAAGCTGGTCAAGGCCTTCTGGGACCTGGCGATGAGCTTGCCGAGTTGA
- a CDS encoding Na/Pi cotransporter family protein, producing MHFSLLLLHLAGATLLLLYAVHMVRTGMERAYAGLLRRLFGEAKGGTLHAVTGGAAMAVMLQSSTAVAMIACGFVASGLLAVPVGLALLLGADFGSALVVRILSFDLGWLVPVCLLIGGIMHLKLSGERLRETGRMLLGIGFILLSLRFIGEATGPLRHAELLPVIAGYLASDAMMAVLLGALFTWLIHSSVAAILMISAFAAQGVIPLEAGLPLILGANIGSGLIAFWLSRSMDGAAQRLPLGNLLFRAAAAVIALVMVETLGVPAILRGLDPATALVDFHLAFNAVLALSCLPFVKPVARLATRVTQQAPGEGEADIARQRLSALDRSVIGSPTLALASATRELLRMGELVEQMFRPVMDMFRSGTSEQIARLRGIDDEINDTHTGIKLYIAEVNRGELTGDEARRGIELTDVAINFEYAGDIIAKNLLLLASERAEKALQFSAEGWRELDELHARVVENSQLALNVLISNDVASARQLVAEKEHVRAMQRESHERHLRRLQSGRIESIETSDIHLEAVRAFKEINSLLVATAYPLLTRTGDLASSRLVRVTRS from the coding sequence ATGCATTTTTCACTTCTCTTGCTGCATCTCGCAGGCGCGACCCTGTTGCTGCTCTATGCCGTGCACATGGTGCGCACCGGGATGGAGCGCGCCTATGCGGGGCTGCTGCGCCGGCTGTTCGGCGAGGCAAAAGGCGGCACGTTGCACGCTGTAACAGGCGGAGCGGCGATGGCGGTGATGTTGCAGAGCTCGACCGCGGTGGCGATGATCGCCTGCGGCTTCGTTGCCAGCGGCCTGCTCGCCGTGCCGGTGGGACTGGCGCTGCTGCTTGGCGCCGATTTCGGCTCGGCGCTGGTCGTGCGCATCCTGTCCTTCGATCTTGGCTGGCTGGTTCCGGTCTGTCTGCTGATCGGTGGCATCATGCATCTCAAACTCTCCGGCGAGAGGCTGCGCGAAACCGGGCGCATGCTGCTCGGCATCGGCTTCATCCTGTTGTCACTTCGCTTCATCGGCGAAGCGACAGGCCCGCTGCGTCATGCCGAGTTGCTGCCGGTGATCGCCGGCTATCTGGCGAGCGACGCCATGATGGCCGTGCTGCTCGGCGCGCTGTTCACCTGGCTGATCCACTCAAGCGTCGCGGCAATTCTCATGATCTCCGCCTTTGCCGCCCAAGGCGTCATCCCGCTCGAAGCCGGCTTGCCGCTGATCCTTGGCGCTAATATCGGCAGCGGGTTGATTGCCTTCTGGCTGTCGCGCTCCATGGACGGGGCGGCGCAGCGGCTGCCGCTTGGCAATCTGTTGTTTCGCGCGGCTGCGGCCGTCATTGCGCTGGTGATGGTCGAAACCCTCGGCGTGCCTGCCATCCTGCGCGGACTGGATCCGGCGACGGCGCTGGTCGATTTCCACCTCGCCTTCAATGCCGTGCTTGCCCTGTCGTGCCTGCCTTTCGTCAAGCCGGTCGCCCGGCTGGCGACACGTGTGACGCAGCAGGCTCCAGGTGAAGGGGAGGCGGACATCGCCCGTCAACGGCTCAGCGCGCTCGACCGCTCGGTGATCGGTAGCCCGACCCTGGCACTGGCCAGCGCGACACGCGAACTGCTGCGCATGGGCGAACTGGTCGAGCAGATGTTCCGGCCGGTCATGGACATGTTCCGCTCTGGAACGTCCGAACAGATCGCCCGGCTGCGCGGCATCGACGACGAGATCAACGACACGCATACCGGCATCAAGCTCTACATCGCCGAGGTCAATCGCGGTGAGCTCACGGGAGATGAGGCACGCCGTGGCATCGAGCTAACCGATGTTGCGATCAATTTCGAATATGCGGGTGATATCATCGCCAAGAACCTCCTGCTGCTGGCATCCGAGCGGGCCGAAAAGGCATTGCAGTTTTCCGCCGAGGGTTGGCGTGAGCTCGACGAGCTGCACGCCCGTGTTGTCGAAAACTCGCAGCTCGCGCTGAACGTATTGATCTCCAATGACGTCGCCTCCGCGCGCCAGCTGGTCGCCGAGAAGGAGCACGTCCGCGCCATGCAGCGCGAGAGCCATGAGCGTCATCTGCGCCGGCTCCAGTCCGGCAGGATCGAGAGCATCGAAACCAGCGACATCCACCTCGAAGCCGTGCGCGCCTTCAAGGAGATCAATTCGCTGCTGGTGGCGACCGCCTACCCGCTGCTGACCCGCACCGGCGACCTCGCCAGCAGTCGTCTCGTGCGTGTGACCAGGTCATAA
- a CDS encoding 2-aminoethylphosphonate--pyruvate transaminase, which yields MRAEFSPVEGFDPPALGEPYLLTPGPLTTAYAVKQAMLRDWGSWDGDFRAMTADLRRRLLALIGDSKGEYDCVPIQGSGSFCVEAMLGSFVPKDGKVLVLANGAYGLRAAQTMQYLGRAYTLIDKGDYLPPRGDEVGAALDADPAITHVLAIHCETSSGILNPVAEISEAVYARGRKLLVDSMSAFGAIPLEVGRIRYEAMVSSANKCIEGVPGFGFVIARKSELEKAKGNSHSLSLDIHAQWAAMEKTGQWRFTPPTHVVAAFLEALRMHEAEGGVAARGARYRKNRDVMVEGMRRLGFETLLSDRWLSPIIVTFFCPSDGNFVFERFYELMKDKGFIIYPGKLTVVDSFRVGCIGRMDEHVMRRVVEAARQSLAEMGVTSAAPPQAALAERAKLAA from the coding sequence ATGCGAGCCGAATTTTCGCCTGTAGAAGGTTTCGATCCGCCGGCCCTGGGTGAGCCCTATCTGCTGACGCCGGGACCGCTGACCACAGCCTACGCCGTCAAGCAGGCGATGCTGCGCGACTGGGGGTCCTGGGATGGCGATTTCCGGGCGATGACCGCCGATCTGCGCCGCCGCCTGCTGGCGTTGATCGGCGACAGCAAGGGCGAATATGACTGCGTGCCGATCCAGGGCTCCGGTTCCTTCTGCGTTGAGGCGATGCTCGGCTCCTTCGTGCCGAAGGACGGCAAGGTGCTGGTTCTCGCCAACGGCGCCTATGGTCTGCGCGCCGCGCAGACCATGCAGTATCTCGGCCGCGCCTACACGCTGATCGACAAGGGGGACTACCTGCCGCCGCGTGGCGACGAGGTGGGGGCAGCCCTCGATGCCGATCCGGCCATCACCCATGTTCTCGCCATCCATTGCGAGACCAGTTCCGGCATCCTCAATCCGGTCGCCGAGATTTCTGAAGCCGTCTATGCCAGGGGCCGCAAGCTGCTGGTCGATTCCATGAGCGCGTTCGGTGCCATCCCTCTCGAAGTCGGCAGGATCCGCTACGAGGCGATGGTCTCCTCGGCCAACAAATGCATCGAGGGCGTGCCGGGCTTCGGTTTCGTCATCGCCAGGAAAAGCGAGCTGGAAAAGGCCAAGGGCAACAGCCACTCGCTGTCGCTCGACATCCACGCGCAATGGGCTGCGATGGAGAAGACCGGCCAGTGGCGCTTCACCCCACCCACCCATGTGGTGGCTGCCTTCCTCGAGGCCTTGCGCATGCATGAAGCTGAAGGTGGCGTCGCCGCCCGCGGCGCACGCTACAGGAAGAACCGCGACGTCATGGTCGAAGGCATGCGCCGGCTCGGGTTCGAGACCTTGCTGTCCGATCGCTGGCTGTCGCCGATCATCGTCACCTTCTTCTGCCCGTCGGACGGCAACTTCGTCTTCGAGCGCTTCTACGAGCTGATGAAGGACAAGGGCTTCATCATCTATCCGGGCAAGCTGACGGTGGTCGATTCCTTCCGGGTCGGCTGCATCGGCCGCATGGATGAACACGTCATGCGCCGTGTCGTCGAGGCCGCCCGCCAGTCGCTGGCCGAAATGGGCGTGACGAGCGCCGCGCCGCCCCAGGCAGCCTTGGCCGAACGCGCCAAGCTTGCCGCCTGA
- the phnA gene encoding phosphonoacetate hydrolase, translating into MNQMSPVTVSANGRDYAWPRVPAIAICLDGCEPAYLDEAIKAGLMPALERIKAKGTVRTAHSVIPSFTNPNNLSIATGRPPAVHGICGNYLYNPETGEEVMMNDPKFLRAPTVFQAFYDAGAKVAVVTAKDKLRALLGHGLAYDDNRAVCFSSEKADTTTKAANGIDNASAWLGRPVPEVYSAELSEFVFAAGVKLLREFRPDVMYLTTTDYVQHKYAPGVKQANDFYAMFDRYLAELDTLGAAIVVTADHGMKPKHKADGSPDVVYVQDLLDEWLGKDAARVILPITDPYVVHHGALGSFATAYLPKGADRAAIMARLAKIDGITLVLGREEGCARFELPEDRMGDIIMVSAENKTIGTSEHRHDLAALDEPLRSHGGLTEQAVPFITNRVLANQPEAPLLRNFDAFYYAVMAAAQPAQ; encoded by the coding sequence ATGAACCAGATGTCTCCTGTCACCGTCTCGGCCAATGGACGCGACTATGCCTGGCCACGGGTGCCGGCGATTGCGATCTGCCTGGACGGCTGCGAGCCAGCCTATCTCGACGAAGCGATCAAGGCAGGGCTGATGCCGGCGCTGGAACGCATCAAGGCAAAAGGCACCGTGCGCACCGCGCATTCGGTGATCCCGTCCTTCACCAACCCCAACAACCTCTCCATCGCCACCGGTCGTCCGCCGGCTGTGCACGGCATCTGCGGCAACTACCTCTACAATCCGGAAACGGGCGAGGAGGTGATGATGAACGATCCGAAGTTCCTGCGTGCGCCGACCGTCTTCCAAGCTTTCTACGACGCTGGCGCCAAGGTGGCGGTGGTAACGGCGAAAGACAAGCTGCGCGCGCTGCTCGGCCATGGGTTGGCCTATGACGACAACCGCGCCGTCTGCTTCTCTTCCGAGAAGGCGGACACCACGACGAAGGCCGCCAACGGCATCGACAATGCCTCCGCCTGGCTCGGCCGCCCGGTGCCGGAAGTCTATTCCGCCGAACTGTCGGAGTTCGTCTTCGCGGCCGGTGTGAAGCTGCTCAGGGAATTCCGGCCGGACGTCATGTACCTGACCACCACCGACTACGTGCAGCACAAATATGCGCCGGGCGTGAAGCAGGCGAACGACTTCTACGCCATGTTCGACCGCTATCTCGCAGAACTCGATACACTGGGTGCCGCTATCGTCGTCACCGCCGATCACGGCATGAAGCCCAAGCACAAGGCCGACGGTTCGCCCGACGTCGTCTATGTCCAGGACCTGCTCGACGAGTGGCTGGGCAAGGATGCCGCGCGCGTCATCCTGCCGATCACCGATCCTTATGTCGTGCATCATGGTGCGCTCGGTTCTTTCGCTACCGCCTATCTGCCGAAGGGCGCCGACCGTGCCGCTATCATGGCGCGGCTCGCCAAGATCGATGGCATCACGCTGGTGCTCGGCCGCGAGGAAGGCTGCGCCCGCTTCGAACTGCCGGAGGACCGCATGGGCGACATCATCATGGTGTCAGCCGAGAACAAGACCATCGGCACCTCGGAACACCGCCATGATCTTGCAGCGCTCGACGAGCCGCTGCGCTCACATGGTGGTCTGACCGAGCAGGCCGTGCCCTTCATCACCAACCGTGTGCTGGCCAACCAGCCCGAAGCGCCGCTGCTGCGGAACTTCGATGCCTTCTATTATGCGGTGATGGCAGCCGCTCAGCCGGCGCAGTGA